A single genomic interval of Aedes aegypti strain LVP_AGWG chromosome 1, AaegL5.0 Primary Assembly, whole genome shotgun sequence harbors:
- the LOC5568277 gene encoding LOW QUALITY PROTEIN: aurora kinase B (The sequence of the model RefSeq protein was modified relative to this genomic sequence to represent the inferred CDS: deleted 1 base in 1 codon): MATIERMYTMDDLPQLIDGVSSENVVGVTQYIVNMMSHPAYGSSYQWTKDDFELGCALGRGKFGRVYLAREKHSKFMVAMKVMFKSELTKGRVEKQLLREIEIQSRLKHPHILRLYTWFHDERRIYLALELASQGELYKHLKAAPNGRFNEQRSAKYTYQVADALNYCHANNVIHRDLKPENILLTDDDNVKLADFGWSAHTNSNRRKTMCGTLDYLPPEMVDGKIYDDSVDQWCLGILCYEFLVGYPPFESETTEATYDKIRRLEVDYPRFMTSGAKDLISRLLKKPSSSRITLVDVMKHYWIKENMGK; encoded by the exons ATGGCCACTATTGAACGTATGTACACAATGGACGATCTTCCCCAGCTGATCGATGGCGTCAGTTCAGAAAATGTCGTTGGAGTGACCCAGTACATTGTGAATATGATGTCCCATCCCGCCTACGGAAGCAGTTACCAATGGACGAAGGACGATTTCGAGCTGGGATGTGCCCTGGGGCGTGGCAAATTCGGGCGTGTTTATTTGGCACGTGaaaaacattccaaattcatggTGGCCATGAAGGTCATGTTCAAATCGGAACTCACCAAGGGTCGGGTCGAGAAACAACTGCTCCGTGAAATTGAGATCCAGTCTCGATTGAA GCATCCCCATATTCTTCGCTTGTACACCTGGTTCCACGATGAGCGCCGCATATATCTGGCATTGGAACTGGCC TCCCAGGGCGAGCTATATAAACACTTGAAAGCAGCACCCAATGGACGATTTAATGAACAACGTTCGGCCAAGTACACCTATCAGGTTGCCGACGCATTGAATTATTGTCACGCCAACAATGTTATTCATCGCGATTTGAAACCGGAGAACATACTGCTAACAGATGACGACAATGTGAAACTGGCCGATTTTGGGTGGTCTGCTCATACCAATTCAAACCGAAGGAAAACTATGTGCGGAACATTAGATTATTTGCCTCCAGAAATGGTGGATGGAAAAATCTATGACGATTCCGTTGATCAATGGTGCTTAGGAATATTGTGTTACGAGTTTTTGGTTGGATATCCACCTTTTGAATCGGAAACAACGGAAGCCACTTATGACAAGATTCGTCGTCTGGAAGTCGACTACCCACGATTCATGACATCTGGAGCAAAAGATTTAATCTCAAGACTACTAAAGAAACCAAGCAGCTCTCGGATTACTCTTGTGGATGTAATGAAGCACTACTGGATCAAAGAAAATATGGGAAAATAG